A genomic window from Pseudomonas alcaligenes includes:
- a CDS encoding DUF2784 domain-containing protein encodes MILRLAADAVVLLHLAFILFVLFGALAVLRWPRLALLHVPAAAWGAAVELLHLYCPLTPLENDLRRAAGEAGYAGGFVEHYLIPLIYPAGLTPQIQLWLGALVLLINLPAYAWLLWRLRR; translated from the coding sequence ATGATTCTGCGGCTGGCGGCCGATGCCGTGGTGTTATTGCATCTGGCCTTCATTCTCTTCGTGCTGTTCGGAGCCCTGGCGGTGCTGCGCTGGCCGCGCCTGGCACTGCTGCACGTGCCGGCGGCGGCCTGGGGGGCGGCAGTGGAACTGTTGCACCTGTATTGCCCGCTGACGCCGCTGGAGAACGATCTGCGTCGCGCCGCCGGCGAGGCCGGCTACGCCGGCGGTTTCGTCGAGCACTACCTGATTCCGCTGATCTACCCCGCCGGGCTGACGCCGCAGATCCAGCTATGGCTGGGCGCCCTGGTGCTGCTGATCAATCTGCCGGCCTATGCCTGGCTGCTCTGGCGCCTGCGGCGCTAG
- a CDS encoding SDR family oxidoreductase: MQNRMMITGAGSGLGREIALRWAREGWRLALCDVNEQGLAETLKLVREAGGDGFTLRCDVRDYSQLTAVAQACEERFGGLDVLVNNAGVAAGGMFADLSLEDWDWQLSINLMGVIKGCKAFLPLLRASKGKIINIASMAALMQGPAMSNYNVAKAGVVALSESLLVELKPEGLGVHVVCPSFFQTNLLDSFRGPTPEMKQQVGKLLEGSPISATDIAHYIYDEVAKGEFMILPHEQGRMAWAIKRQNPQLIYDEMTKMCEKMRAKMGAA; encoded by the coding sequence ATGCAGAATCGCATGATGATCACTGGCGCCGGCTCGGGTCTCGGTCGCGAGATCGCCCTGCGCTGGGCCCGCGAGGGCTGGCGCCTGGCGCTGTGCGACGTCAACGAGCAGGGCCTGGCGGAGACCCTGAAGCTGGTCCGCGAGGCCGGCGGAGACGGCTTCACCCTGCGCTGCGACGTGCGCGACTACAGCCAGCTGACCGCCGTGGCGCAGGCCTGCGAGGAGCGCTTCGGCGGCCTCGACGTGCTGGTCAACAACGCCGGGGTGGCCGCCGGGGGCATGTTCGCCGACCTCAGCCTGGAGGACTGGGACTGGCAGCTGTCGATCAACCTGATGGGCGTGATCAAGGGCTGCAAGGCCTTCCTGCCGCTGCTGCGTGCCAGCAAGGGCAAGATCATCAACATCGCCTCCATGGCGGCGCTGATGCAGGGCCCGGCGATGAGCAACTACAACGTGGCCAAGGCCGGCGTGGTGGCACTCTCCGAGAGCCTGCTGGTGGAGCTCAAGCCTGAGGGCCTGGGCGTGCACGTGGTCTGTCCGTCGTTCTTCCAGACCAACCTGCTGGACTCCTTCCGCGGGCCGACCCCGGAGATGAAGCAGCAGGTCGGCAAGCTGCTCGAAGGCAGCCCGATCAGCGCCACCGACATCGCCCACTACATCTACGACGAGGTGGCCAAGGGCGAGTTCATGATCCTGCCCCACGAGCAGGGCCGCATGGCCTGGGCCATCAAGCGGCAGAACCCGCAGCTGATCTACGACGAGATGACTAAGATGTGCGAGAAGATGCGCGCCAAGATGGGCGCCGCCTGA
- the rapA gene encoding RNA polymerase-associated protein RapA: protein MASSGIVQYQPGQRWISDSEAELGLGTILTSDGRLLTVLYPATGETRQYSLRNAPLTRVRFAPGDEITHFEGWKLTVQEVEDIDGLLVYHGFNAQHEAISLPETQLSNFIQFRLASDRLFAGQIDPLNWFALRYHTLEHQSRLLQSSLWGLGGARAQPIAHQLHIAREVADRIAPRVLLADEVGLGKTIEAGLVIHRQLLSGRASRVLILVPENLQHQWLVEMRRRFNLQVALYDAERFAESDASNPFEDTQLALVALEWLKDSDKAQDAAFAAGWDLLVVDEAHHLVWHPEKASDEYRLVEQLAATIPGVLLLTATPEQLGLESHFARLRLLDPDRFHDLDAFRAESANYRPVAEAVQELLDEGRLSAQAHATIGRFLGAEGEALLAAVTDGDSEAAARLIRELLDRHGTGRVLLRNTRAAVQGFPERQLHPYPLPNPEQYANLQPGEHAELYPEVSYQAQGDDEAWWRFDPRVDWLIDTLKMLKKFKVLVICAHAETALDLEDALRVRSGIPATVFHEGMSILERDRAAAYFADEEFGAQVLICSEIGSEGRNFQFSHHLVLFDLPAHPDLLEQRIGRLDRIGQKHTIQLHVPYLEDSPQERLFQWYHQALNAFLNTCPTGNALQHQFGPRLLPLLEDHAEGAWNALLSEATAERERLEGELHSGRDRLLELNSGGAGEGERLVEEILEQDDQFALPIYMEELFDAFGIDSEDHSENALVLRPSEKMLDASFPLGDDEAVTVTYDRNQALAREDMQFLTWEHPMVQGGMDLVLSGSMGNTAVALIKNKALKPGTVLLELLYVSEVVAPKALQLGRFLPPVALRSLLDPNGNDLASKVAFDTLNDQLEAVPRASANKFVQAQRDVLARQINAAEAKIAPRHNERVNEARQRFTATLDEEIARMTALQAVNPTVRPAEIEALRKQRESGLAFLDKAALRLEAIRVLVAG from the coding sequence ATGGCAAGTAGTGGCATCGTGCAGTATCAACCGGGGCAACGCTGGATCAGCGACAGCGAGGCGGAACTCGGGCTCGGCACCATCCTCACTTCCGACGGCCGCCTGCTCACCGTGCTCTACCCGGCCACCGGCGAGACCCGCCAGTATTCCCTGCGCAACGCCCCGCTGACCCGCGTGCGCTTCGCCCCGGGCGACGAGATCACCCATTTCGAGGGCTGGAAGCTGACCGTGCAGGAAGTCGAGGACATCGACGGCCTGCTGGTCTACCACGGCTTCAATGCCCAACACGAAGCGATCAGCCTGCCGGAAACCCAGCTGTCCAACTTCATCCAGTTCCGCCTGGCCAGCGACCGCCTGTTCGCCGGGCAGATCGACCCGCTGAACTGGTTCGCCCTGCGCTACCACACCCTGGAGCACCAGAGCCGCCTGCTGCAGTCCAGCCTGTGGGGCCTGGGCGGCGCCCGCGCCCAGCCGATCGCCCACCAGCTGCACATCGCCCGCGAAGTGGCAGACCGCATCGCCCCGCGCGTGCTGCTGGCCGACGAAGTGGGCCTGGGCAAGACCATCGAGGCCGGCCTGGTGATCCACCGCCAGCTACTCTCCGGCCGTGCCAGCCGCGTGCTGATCCTGGTGCCGGAGAACCTGCAGCACCAGTGGCTGGTGGAGATGCGCCGGCGCTTCAACCTGCAGGTGGCGCTGTACGACGCCGAGCGCTTCGCCGAGAGCGATGCCAGCAACCCCTTCGAGGACACCCAACTGGCGCTGGTCGCCCTGGAATGGCTGAAGGACAGCGACAAGGCCCAGGACGCCGCGTTCGCCGCCGGCTGGGACCTGCTGGTGGTCGACGAGGCGCACCACCTGGTCTGGCACCCGGAGAAGGCCAGCGACGAATACCGCCTGGTCGAGCAGCTGGCCGCGACCATCCCCGGCGTGCTTCTGCTCACCGCCACCCCGGAACAGCTGGGCCTGGAAAGCCACTTCGCGCGCCTGCGCCTGCTCGACCCGGACCGTTTCCATGACCTCGACGCCTTCCGCGCCGAGAGTGCCAACTACCGCCCGGTGGCCGAGGCGGTGCAGGAACTGCTCGACGAGGGCCGCCTGTCCGCACAGGCCCACGCCACCATCGGCCGCTTCCTCGGCGCCGAGGGCGAGGCCCTGCTGGCCGCCGTCACCGATGGCGACAGCGAGGCCGCCGCGCGGCTGATCCGCGAGCTGCTGGATCGCCACGGCACCGGCCGCGTGCTGCTGCGCAACACCCGCGCCGCCGTGCAGGGCTTCCCCGAGCGCCAGCTGCACCCCTACCCGCTGCCCAACCCCGAGCAGTACGCCAACCTGCAGCCGGGCGAGCACGCCGAGCTGTACCCGGAAGTCAGCTACCAGGCGCAGGGTGATGACGAAGCCTGGTGGCGCTTCGACCCGCGCGTCGACTGGCTGATCGACACCCTGAAGATGCTCAAGAAGTTCAAGGTGCTGGTGATCTGCGCCCACGCCGAGACCGCGCTGGACCTGGAAGACGCCCTGCGCGTGCGCTCCGGCATCCCGGCCACGGTGTTCCACGAGGGCATGAGCATCCTCGAGCGCGACCGCGCCGCCGCCTACTTCGCCGACGAGGAGTTCGGCGCCCAGGTGCTGATCTGCTCCGAGATCGGCTCCGAAGGCCGCAACTTCCAGTTCAGCCACCACCTGGTGCTGTTCGACCTGCCGGCCCACCCGGACCTGCTGGAGCAGCGCATCGGCCGTCTCGACCGCATCGGCCAGAAGCACACCATCCAGCTGCACGTGCCCTACCTCGAGGACAGCCCGCAGGAACGCCTGTTCCAGTGGTACCACCAGGCGCTGAACGCCTTCCTCAACACCTGCCCGACCGGCAACGCCCTGCAGCACCAGTTCGGCCCGCGCCTGCTGCCGCTGCTGGAAGACCACGCCGAGGGCGCCTGGAACGCCCTGCTGAGCGAGGCCACCGCCGAACGCGAACGCCTCGAAGGCGAGCTGCACAGCGGCCGCGACCGCCTGCTGGAGCTCAACTCCGGCGGCGCCGGCGAGGGCGAGCGGCTGGTCGAGGAAATCCTCGAACAGGACGATCAGTTCGCCCTGCCGATCTACATGGAAGAACTGTTCGACGCATTCGGCATCGACAGCGAGGACCACTCCGAGAACGCCCTGGTGCTGCGTCCCAGCGAGAAGATGCTGGACGCCAGCTTCCCGCTCGGCGACGACGAGGCGGTCACCGTCACCTACGACCGCAACCAGGCACTGGCCCGCGAGGACATGCAGTTCCTCACCTGGGAACACCCCATGGTGCAGGGCGGCATGGACCTGGTGCTGTCCGGCTCGATGGGCAACACCGCGGTGGCGCTGATCAAGAACAAGGCGCTCAAGCCCGGCACCGTGCTGCTCGAACTGCTGTATGTCAGCGAAGTGGTGGCGCCCAAGGCGCTGCAGCTTGGCCGATTCCTGCCGCCGGTGGCGCTGCGCAGCCTGCTCGACCCCAACGGCAACGACCTGGCATCGAAGGTCGCCTTCGATACCCTCAATGACCAGCTGGAAGCGGTGCCGCGGGCCAGCGCCAACAAGTTCGTGCAGGCCCAGCGCGACGTGCTGGCCAGGCAGATCAACGCCGCCGAGGCGAAGATCGCGCCGCGCCACAACGAGCGGGTCAACGAGGCGCGCCAGCGCTTCACCGCCACCCTGGACGAGGAAATCGCGCGCATGACCGCGCTGCAGGCGGTCAACCCGACGGTGCGCCCGGCCGAGATCGAAGCCCTGCGCAAGCAGCGCGAGAGCGGCCTGGCCTTCCTCGACAAGGCGGCGCTGCGCCTGGAGGCAATCCGCGTGCTGGTGGCCGGCTGA